A genome region from Arachis duranensis cultivar V14167 chromosome 8, aradu.V14167.gnm2.J7QH, whole genome shotgun sequence includes the following:
- the LOC107462118 gene encoding GPI-anchored protein LLG3 yields the protein MASSNALFSCILCFFILIVTLASASSASNPGVSTTTVRSLLQAKTACKVDMEKLNYTIITSQCKGPHYPPKICCNALKQLACPISKEINDEGSDCAQVMFSYINIHGKYPPGLFANQCKEESEGLNCENVVYPPSPSTSFSSPKLSHRASHPIILLFSVAAFLGGFLFHWF from the exons ATGGCTTCATCAAATGCCTTATTCTCTTGCATTCTCTGCTTCTTCATTCTCATTGTCACATTGGCCTCGGCTTCTTCCGCTTCCAATCCTG GGGTATCAACTACAACTGTCCGTTCCCTCCTTCAGGCCAAGACAG CTTGCAAAGTTGACATGGAGAAGCTGAACTACACAATAATCACAAGCCAGTGCAAGGGGCCACATTATCCACCAAAGATTTGTTGCAATGCTCTAAAGCAATTGGCATGCCCAATCTCAAAGGAGATCAATGATGAGGGAAGTGATTGTGCTCAAGTCATGTTTAGCTACATTAACATTCATGGAAAATACCCTCCTGGCCTCTTTGCTAATCAATGcaaagaagaatctgaaggtcTTAACTGTGAAAATGTAGTAtatcctccttctccttctacATCTTTTAGCTCTCCCAAACTTTCTCATCGTGCTTCTCACCCTATCATCTTGCTCTTCTCTGTTGCTGCTTTCCTAGGAGGCTTCTTGTTCCATTGGTTCTAA
- the LOC107462172 gene encoding uncharacterized protein LOC107462172 has product MLLMPLSSSSSSLVTTTRAFLCKCPHSKPKFQSWNRTHANGASTRHFHCFYQLQFSHMREAVKEEEEEEGAAISLEEWRAWGTTSPVPSMVSQIVNDLKLLEKHVDARMSFGGNGGKLQGDFRVQEDKKHRATYQALGDSEKKLQFYSARQIACRVLGSRGYLCQKCWLPVEEDCMCSRINSCSLWPGIKFWLYMHPKDFLRQNNTGKLLWQVFGVDAANLCLYAFKLTGKSKVWCLYPNKSSVLKSVQDAFGEEMVTNYEVTAAKDSEVDTTLHFILIDGTWSNSAAMFRRLQDQAKSVWGDEDLACISLNPGASAMHKLRPQPSWDRTCTAAAAVGLLLELQLLPQFSSIGLDTQAEAVEHALTVLLEALTTRRVRMGRSITRKVRQTNIR; this is encoded by the exons ATGTTGCTGATGCCATTATCATCGTCTTCATCATCATTGGTTACTACTACTAGGGCCTTTCTATGCAAATGTCCTCATTCGAAGCCGAAGTTTCAATCTTGGAACCGAACCCACGCTAACGGAGCATCAACACGCCATTTCCATTGCTTTTACCAGCTACAGTTCTCTCACATGAGGGAAgctgttaaagaagaagaagaagaagaaggtgctgCTATCTCCTTGGAGGAGTGGCGGGCCTGGGGCACAACCTCCCCCGTTCCATCCATGGTTTCTCAAATTGTTAATGATTTGAAGCTTTTGGAGAAACACGTCGATGCTCGCATGAGCTTTGGTGGCAATGGTGGAAAGTTGcag GGGGATTTTAGGGTACAAGAAGATAAGAAACATCGAGCGACCTATCAGGCATTAGGTGATTCTGAAAAGAAGCTCCAGTTTTATTCAGCCAGACAAATAGCCTGTCGCGTGCTTGGAAGCAGGGGTTACCTCTGTCAGAAG TGCTGGCTTCCTGTGGAGGAGGATTgtatgtgttcaagaatcaattcctGCTCCCTCTGGCCGGGAATAAAATTTTGGTTGTATATGCATCCCAAG GATTTCTTACGACAGAACAACACTGGTAAGCTGTTGTGGCAAGTGTTTGGTGTTGATGCTGCAAACTTGTGCCTTTATGCATTTAAACTGACAG GAAAAAGTAAGGTATGGTGCCTTTATCCCAACAAGAGCTCAGTTTTAAAATCAGTTCAAGATGCGTTTGGTGAGGAGATGGTCACAAACTATGAAGTCACAGCAGCAAAG GATTCAGAAGTAGACACAACActgcattttattttgattgatgGGACATGGAGCAACTCTGCAGCTATGTTTAGGCGTCTTCAG GATCAAGCAAAATCAGTTTGGGGAGATGAGGACCTTGCTTGTATATCCTTAAATCCTGGTGCATCTGCCATGCATAAACTTAG GCCCCAACCATCTTGGGATCGGACTTGTACGGCTGCAGCAGCTGTCGGCCTGCTCTTAGAGCTCCAACTTCTTCCCCAGTTTAGCTCCATTGGGTTGGATACACAGGCAGAAGCAGTGGAACATGCTTTAACCGTACTGTTAGAAGCCCTCACAACTCGACGTGTTCGCATGGGGAGGTCCATAACGCGGAAAGTGAGGCAAACCAACATCCGTTAG